In one window of Bemisia tabaci chromosome 4, PGI_BMITA_v3 DNA:
- the LOC109034169 gene encoding clavesin-2, with amino-acid sequence MGIEIEKSLIEPKMVIELDDEPLIRMLSDPHMINSETCKRAKIELGEDSQLLSRNIIALRDRILEHPELRARIDDVFLSAFLRTKKHNVEKSFESVKKFYNIQRTYPVHFDFFLPSEKCYLLKKPLLVVCPQSDYLGRKVVLGFPRHINVDKFKIEDVFQYATTLLRLLMEDPQLQVVGLVLVLDLAGFTLLQQARIITPTVAWLIVNIIQECIPFRLREIHIINQAFHFSALFAMFSPFLKEKLRKKIRLHGKNYASLHAEVSPKILPPEFGGSGATLAHDFAATNRFLMSCEDKIKGLRRLTEKEIEVNS; translated from the exons ATGGGTATCGAGATTGAGAAATCCTTAATCGAGCCAAAGATGGTCATCGAATTAGACGACGAGCCTCTGATTAGAATGTTATCCGACCCGCACATGATCAACTCGGAGACATGCAAAAGAGCCAAAATCGAACTCGGCGAAGACTCGCAATTGCTGAGCCGAAACATAATCGCACTGCGTGACAGGATTCTAG aacATCCCGAACTCAGAGCGAGGATCGATGATGTATTCCTATCTGCATTTCTACGGACCAAAAAACACAATGTGGAGAAGTCTTTCGAATCG gtgaaaaagttttacaaTATTCAGCGGACGTATCCAGTACATTTTGACTTCTTTCTTCCTTCAGAAAAATGTTACCTTCTCAAGAAACCTTTGCTTGTTGTATGCCCTCAGTCGGATTATTTAGGCAGAAAAGTTGTTCTTGGATTTCCAC GACATATCAATGTGGATAAGTTCAAAATTGAAGACGTTTTCCAGTATGCGACAACTCTCCTTCGACTGCTAATGGAGGATCCTCAGTTACAAGTCGTTGGACTAGTTTTAGTGCTTGACCTGGCAGGTTTCACGCTTTTACAGCAAGCCCGTATAATCACGCCTACCGTTGCTTGGCTCATCGTCAATATCATTCAG GAGTGTATACCTTTCCGCCTACGAGAGATCCATATTATCAATCAAGCGTTTCACTTTAGCGCGTTATTTGCCATGTTTAGTccatttttaaaggagaaactaaggaaaaaa ATAAGACTCCACGGTAAAAATTATGCTTCCCTCCACGCTGAAGTATCGCCTAAAATTCTCCCTCCCGAGTTCGGAGGTTCTGGAGCGACCCTCGCACATGATTTTGCTGCCACAAATAGATTCCTCATGTCGTGTGAAGACAAAATTAAGG gtttGAGACGACTGACAGAAAAAGAAATCGAGGTTAATTCGTGA